From Mucilaginibacter rubeus, a single genomic window includes:
- a CDS encoding putative Ig domain-containing protein → MKKILSLLCVITMSIAARAQNGNFIKLSIAKFSTGNDEAWQNADFNDAQWKNIKVGDVWQEQGYPDYHGFAWYRIHVVIPSSLKKQAVWADSLRVFLAHVNDVDETYFNGKLIGKTGAFPEDKGGYVSKWPAVRNYCIAANDPAIKWDAENVIAIKVYDGGGSGGIFMGSPYIDMLEKFDGIVFTQTDISFLPNAQSVRKLTISNSFKTIITGKFHYRIIDEVTEKTIAEKTVNANLQPLGKETYTLNFPHREGIKLFYEFTETASGKTKTFAEIAPYLLTPRVPLTPMINGAAVLGIHPGSPVLYKIAASGQKPLNYLAKNLPEGLSLDNKTGIITGTAPKAGDYKVSVSVSNNLGRSARILTIKSGHLLALTPPMGWNSWNCWGLNVSDEKVRLSAKAMVDKGLTDYGWNSINVDDGWQAPARQQDGAIAANEKFPDMKALGVHLHQQGLKFGIYSSPGAKTCGGYLGSLGHEGQDAGTYFNWGVDYLKYDLCSYSDQTAGDTTLFAQQKPYMVMRDELAKQPRDIIYSICQYGIKDVWKWGTQMNGNLWRTTEDITDTWESLYGIGFSQTNNAAYAGPGGWNDPDMLILGRVGWGENLHQTNLTPYEQYTHMSLWSLLSAPLLIGCDMDKLDEFTLNLLKNREVIAIDQDVAGKQAGRVINDKQIQVWVKQLADGSKAIGIFNLGEKYSKYTLDFNSIHMGRVKVVRDIWQQKDIAKNVAGVSCNIPPHGVRFYKLM, encoded by the coding sequence ATGAAAAAGATCTTATCGCTGCTATGTGTTATAACTATGAGCATAGCAGCCCGGGCCCAAAATGGGAATTTTATTAAGTTAAGCATTGCAAAGTTCTCTACCGGAAATGATGAAGCCTGGCAAAATGCCGACTTTAACGACGCGCAGTGGAAAAACATCAAAGTAGGCGATGTATGGCAGGAGCAGGGTTACCCGGATTATCATGGTTTTGCCTGGTACCGGATTCATGTGGTTATTCCGTCGTCGTTAAAAAAGCAGGCGGTTTGGGCCGATAGTTTGAGAGTGTTCCTTGCCCATGTTAATGATGTTGATGAAACCTATTTTAACGGCAAACTGATTGGTAAAACCGGTGCATTCCCTGAAGATAAGGGCGGCTACGTGAGCAAGTGGCCTGCTGTACGCAATTACTGCATCGCGGCAAACGATCCGGCCATTAAATGGGATGCGGAAAATGTCATCGCCATAAAAGTTTATGACGGCGGCGGCTCGGGTGGCATTTTTATGGGAAGCCCTTATATTGATATGCTGGAAAAATTTGATGGCATCGTTTTTACCCAAACAGATATCAGCTTTTTACCCAATGCGCAATCGGTACGCAAATTAACCATCAGTAATAGCTTTAAAACCATTATCACGGGCAAGTTTCACTATCGGATCATAGACGAGGTTACTGAAAAAACAATTGCCGAGAAAACGGTAAATGCTAATCTCCAGCCCCTGGGTAAGGAAACTTACACGCTCAATTTTCCCCATCGCGAAGGCATTAAATTGTTTTATGAGTTTACCGAAACTGCATCAGGCAAGACCAAGACCTTTGCCGAGATAGCGCCTTATTTGCTTACGCCCAGGGTTCCATTAACACCAATGATTAATGGCGCTGCGGTTTTAGGCATACATCCCGGCTCACCGGTACTTTACAAAATAGCGGCAAGCGGGCAAAAGCCTTTAAACTATTTAGCAAAAAATCTGCCGGAAGGTTTATCACTCGATAATAAAACGGGCATCATAACCGGAACCGCACCTAAAGCAGGAGATTACAAAGTATCTGTTTCGGTAAGTAACAATTTAGGAAGAAGCGCACGAATCCTTACTATCAAATCGGGGCATTTATTAGCCCTTACCCCGCCCATGGGTTGGAACAGCTGGAATTGCTGGGGACTAAATGTGAGCGATGAAAAAGTTCGGCTATCAGCTAAAGCAATGGTTGATAAAGGCCTCACCGATTACGGCTGGAACTCTATTAACGTAGATGATGGCTGGCAAGCACCTGCAAGGCAACAGGATGGAGCTATAGCCGCGAATGAGAAATTTCCAGATATGAAAGCCCTTGGCGTGCACCTGCATCAACAGGGATTAAAGTTTGGCATTTACTCGTCGCCGGGAGCAAAAACCTGTGGCGGTTACCTGGGTTCGTTAGGCCATGAGGGTCAGGATGCTGGCACATATTTTAACTGGGGCGTTGATTATTTGAAATACGACCTATGCAGCTACTCCGACCAAACGGCCGGTGATACCACGCTATTCGCGCAGCAAAAACCATACATGGTAATGCGCGATGAACTGGCAAAACAGCCCCGGGATATTATTTACAGCATTTGCCAGTACGGTATAAAAGATGTTTGGAAATGGGGCACGCAAATGAACGGTAACCTGTGGCGCACTACCGAGGATATTACTGATACCTGGGAAAGTTTGTACGGTATAGGTTTTAGTCAGACCAATAACGCGGCCTACGCCGGGCCGGGAGGTTGGAACGACCCAGATATGCTTATTTTAGGCAGGGTAGGTTGGGGCGAAAATCTGCACCAAACTAATTTAACGCCTTATGAGCAGTATACACACATGAGCTTATGGAGCCTTTTATCGGCACCGCTGCTTATTGGCTGTGATATGGATAAGCTTGATGAATTTACCCTTAACCTGTTAAAAAATCGGGAGGTTATAGCCATTGATCAGGACGTAGCAGGCAAGCAAGCCGGGCGGGTGATTAACGATAAACAGATTCAGGTTTGGGTTAAACAACTGGCAGATGGCAGTAAGGCTATCGGCATCTTTAATCTCGGCGAAAAGTACTCGAAGTATACGCTTGATTTTAACAGCATCCATATGGGCAGGGTTAAAGTTGTAAGGGATATCTGGCAGCAAAAAGATATCGCTAAAAATGTTGCCGGCGTATCCTGTAATATCCCGCCGCATGGGGTAAGGTTTTATAAATTGATGTAA
- a CDS encoding APC family permease: MENSTSFKPSLRLMDATMLVAGSMIGSGIFIVSADITRNVGSAGWLLFVWLITGFMTLTAALSYGELSAMFPRAGGQYVYLKEAYRPLVGFLYGWSFFTVIQTATIAAVGVAFAKFTAYLIPQLSEDLVAVDLGFITISPAQLLSILVIVFLTYINTRGVNSGKIVQTIFTMAKLLSLLGLIVFGLFSLKASVWSDNWKNAWDMHHLNGDGSIASYTTIAALGAIASAMVGSIFSSDSWNNVTFIAGEIKNPKRNIGLSLALGTLIVTVIYILTNIMYTGVLSLHDIAVADKDRVGVVASQHIFGSSGTVIIALLIMVSTFGCNNGLIMSGARVYYSMAKDGLFFKKVGTLNKNSVPGFGLWLQCVFACLWSLSGKYGDLLDMISFVVVVFYVLTIIGIFILRKKMPNAERPYKAFGYPVLPIIYIIMGIAFCLLLIKYKPAYTYPGLIITLTGIPVYYLIGGSKKRKAAELPVESL, from the coding sequence ATGGAGAACAGTACTTCTTTTAAGCCTTCGTTGCGGTTGATGGATGCCACCATGCTGGTGGCAGGCAGTATGATTGGCTCCGGTATTTTTATTGTGAGCGCGGATATTACCCGCAATGTGGGCAGCGCGGGCTGGCTGCTATTTGTATGGCTCATCACCGGTTTTATGACACTCACCGCGGCCCTGAGCTACGGCGAGCTGAGTGCCATGTTCCCCAGGGCGGGTGGCCAGTACGTTTACCTGAAAGAGGCATATCGCCCCTTGGTTGGTTTTTTATACGGATGGAGTTTTTTTACCGTGATACAAACGGCTACTATTGCCGCGGTAGGGGTTGCTTTCGCCAAATTTACGGCCTATCTGATCCCACAGCTGAGCGAAGACCTGGTTGCTGTTGATCTGGGTTTTATCACCATATCACCAGCACAACTGCTCTCCATCCTGGTGATCGTATTTTTAACCTATATCAATACCCGTGGGGTAAACAGCGGTAAAATTGTACAAACCATTTTCACCATGGCCAAGCTGCTGAGCTTGTTAGGGCTGATTGTGTTTGGCCTGTTTTCCTTAAAAGCTTCGGTGTGGAGCGATAACTGGAAAAATGCATGGGATATGCACCATCTCAACGGTGATGGTTCTATTGCCTCCTATACTACCATTGCTGCTTTAGGCGCTATCGCATCGGCTATGGTGGGCTCTATATTCAGCAGTGATTCATGGAACAACGTGACTTTTATAGCCGGGGAGATCAAAAACCCGAAAAGGAACATCGGTTTAAGTTTGGCGCTGGGTACGCTGATCGTAACGGTGATCTACATTTTAACCAATATCATGTATACTGGTGTACTTTCATTGCATGATATTGCCGTTGCTGATAAAGATAGGGTAGGTGTGGTTGCTTCACAGCATATTTTTGGCAGTTCGGGTACGGTGATCATCGCTTTGCTCATCATGGTATCAACCTTTGGCTGCAATAACGGGCTTATAATGTCGGGCGCGAGGGTTTATTACTCGATGGCTAAGGATGGGCTTTTCTTTAAAAAAGTAGGAACGCTGAATAAAAACTCGGTACCTGGTTTTGGTTTATGGTTGCAGTGCGTGTTTGCCTGCCTTTGGAGCCTGAGCGGTAAATACGGCGATCTGCTGGACATGATCTCGTTTGTGGTGGTAGTTTTTTATGTGCTTACCATCATCGGGATTTTTATCCTACGCAAAAAAATGCCCAATGCCGAGCGGCCTTACAAGGCTTTTGGCTACCCGGTATTGCCAATAATTTATATCATCATGGGTATTGCTTTTTGCCTGTTACTCATCAAATACAAACCGGCATATACTTATCCGGGCTTGATCATTACCCTGACAGGCATCCCTGTTTATTACCTGATAGGTGGCAGCAAAAAACGTAAAGCCGCCGAACTCCCGGTTGAAAGTTTATAG
- a CDS encoding aminopeptidase P family protein — protein sequence MKLQLFDKQVYEQRRNVLKQSMGANGIIVLLGNDDSSMNYKDNTYLFRQDSSFLYYFGLDVAGLAAIIDTDTGEEVIFGNDLTIDDIIWTGTLPSVSEMAAQVGVSQTRPYADVKHYIHKAVTGSRPVHILPPYRPENKIKLADWLNTSLEDVASRVSLQLVKAVIAQRVIKTPLEVAEIEKAVSISVDMELAVMKYARPGIREYELVAKAHEVAIANDSRLGYPAIITKHGQTLHTHYYGNILEEGDMVLSDIGAENAMHYGGDLTRTFPVGKQFNTRQRELYDVVLNSMDHAISMLKPGVRYKDVHIQACQKLAEGLKAVNLMKGDPAEAVAAGAHAMFFQCGLGHMLGMDTHDMEDLGEQYVGYTDTLKKETVFGLKSLRLGRELEAGYVLTVEPGIYIIPELIDRWQAEKKFTEFINYDVLNTYRDFGGIRIEDNFLITDAGSQLLGKYLPKTRQEIEALRG from the coding sequence ATGAAACTTCAACTTTTTGATAAGCAGGTTTATGAGCAACGCCGTAATGTTTTAAAACAAAGCATGGGCGCTAATGGCATCATCGTTTTGTTAGGAAACGATGACAGCAGCATGAACTATAAAGACAATACCTACCTGTTTAGGCAGGATAGCAGCTTTTTATATTACTTCGGACTTGATGTAGCGGGTTTGGCGGCTATTATTGATACTGATACCGGCGAGGAAGTGATCTTCGGTAATGATCTTACTATTGATGATATTATCTGGACTGGTACTTTGCCATCTGTTAGCGAAATGGCCGCGCAGGTTGGTGTTTCGCAAACCAGGCCATATGCGGATGTAAAGCATTATATCCATAAGGCGGTTACCGGCAGTCGCCCGGTTCATATCCTGCCGCCTTATCGTCCCGAAAATAAAATTAAGCTGGCCGATTGGCTAAATACCAGTCTGGAAGATGTGGCAAGTCGCGTTTCATTGCAATTGGTAAAAGCGGTAATAGCCCAAAGGGTGATCAAAACTCCGCTGGAGGTTGCCGAAATTGAGAAAGCTGTATCTATCAGCGTCGACATGGAACTGGCAGTGATGAAATATGCCCGTCCCGGTATCAGGGAATATGAATTGGTAGCCAAAGCGCATGAAGTCGCCATCGCCAATGATTCCCGTTTAGGTTACCCAGCTATCATCACCAAACACGGTCAAACCCTGCACACGCATTATTACGGTAACATCCTGGAAGAAGGCGATATGGTATTAAGTGATATCGGTGCAGAAAACGCCATGCACTATGGAGGTGACCTTACCCGTACCTTCCCGGTAGGCAAGCAGTTCAACACCCGCCAGCGGGAGCTATACGATGTGGTTTTAAATTCGATGGATCATGCCATTAGCATGTTAAAACCGGGCGTACGTTACAAAGACGTGCATATACAGGCTTGTCAGAAACTGGCCGAAGGCCTCAAAGCGGTAAACCTGATGAAAGGTGACCCAGCCGAGGCTGTTGCCGCCGGTGCACATGCCATGTTTTTTCAATGCGGCTTAGGCCACATGCTGGGCATGGATACGCATGATATGGAAGACCTGGGCGAGCAATATGTTGGCTATACCGATACCTTGAAAAAGGAAACCGTATTCGGCTTAAAATCATTAAGATTAGGCCGCGAGCTGGAAGCAGGATATGTGCTTACTGTTGAGCCGGGCATTTATATCATTCCGGAGTTGATAGATCGCTGGCAAGCTGAAAAGAAATTCACAGAGTTTATTAACTACGACGTGCTGAACACCTATCGTGATTTCGGCGGTATCCGTATCGAGGATAATTTTTTAATAACCGATGCCGGGAGCCAGTTATTAGGTAAATATCTGCCTAAAACAAGGCAGGAAATTGAGGCTTTGAGAGGATAA
- a CDS encoding aldehyde dehydrogenase (NADP(+)), whose protein sequence is MANNFKEESIEEINIIMQQSQSAFEAYQKTSAEQKALFLEAIADEIEAIGDALLQKASEETNLPLPRLTGERARTTGQLRMFAGMLREGSWVEASIDTALPDRKPLPRPDLRKMLVPLGPVVVFGASNFPFAYSTAGGDTASALGAGCSVVVKAHPAHAETSEMVYQAIKKAIVSSNMPEHVFQHVHGTSFESGKALVKADDTAAVGFTGSTVGGLALLQYSSERKKPIPVFSEMGSINPVIFLPDTLNKNAADLAAQYAGSITLGVGQFCTNPGLMLAVEGEGLDNFYKLLGNGIEEIKPAKMLHAGIHSAYEKKSHAALEQSGVTSVVKSATEAIDIEAQPTIALVSAETFLENHLLHEEVFGPYSLMVACKDEQELIKVLKSVSGQLTTTVMGTDDDFAGHSSLLQLLPSIAGRVLFNGVPTGVEVCASMVHGGPFPATTDSRFTAVGINAAKRWVRPVCYQNCPDALLPLALQQANPTNIWRLFDGEWKK, encoded by the coding sequence ATGGCTAACAACTTTAAAGAAGAAAGCATCGAAGAAATAAATATCATCATGCAGCAATCGCAAAGCGCGTTTGAGGCTTATCAAAAAACAAGCGCCGAACAAAAGGCCCTGTTTTTGGAGGCTATTGCTGATGAAATAGAAGCAATAGGCGATGCCTTGCTGCAAAAAGCATCTGAAGAAACTAATCTTCCGTTACCCCGTTTAACCGGCGAGCGCGCCCGTACCACTGGTCAGCTGCGCATGTTTGCAGGAATGCTGCGCGAAGGCAGCTGGGTTGAAGCCAGTATAGATACCGCCTTGCCCGATAGAAAACCCTTGCCACGCCCGGATCTACGCAAAATGCTTGTTCCGCTTGGCCCTGTAGTAGTTTTTGGCGCGAGTAACTTCCCGTTTGCCTATTCAACAGCAGGTGGTGATACTGCAAGCGCGCTGGGTGCAGGCTGTTCGGTAGTAGTAAAAGCACATCCTGCTCATGCCGAAACTTCTGAAATGGTTTACCAGGCTATCAAAAAAGCGATAGTAAGCAGCAATATGCCTGAGCATGTTTTTCAGCATGTACATGGTACTTCGTTTGAAAGTGGTAAAGCATTGGTTAAAGCGGATGATACCGCTGCTGTTGGCTTTACGGGCTCAACAGTTGGTGGCTTAGCATTGCTTCAGTATTCTTCAGAACGCAAAAAGCCTATTCCTGTATTTTCAGAAATGGGCAGTATAAATCCCGTTATATTTTTGCCGGATACTTTAAACAAAAACGCCGCCGATCTGGCTGCGCAGTATGCAGGCTCCATTACTTTAGGTGTTGGTCAGTTTTGTACCAATCCCGGTTTAATGCTGGCTGTCGAAGGTGAAGGTTTGGATAATTTCTACAAGTTGTTAGGTAACGGTATTGAAGAAATCAAACCGGCCAAAATGCTGCACGCAGGCATCCATTCGGCTTATGAGAAAAAGAGCCATGCTGCTTTGGAGCAGAGCGGTGTAACCAGCGTTGTTAAGTCGGCTACAGAAGCCATCGATATCGAAGCTCAGCCAACCATCGCCCTCGTAAGTGCCGAAACTTTTCTTGAAAATCACTTATTGCACGAAGAGGTATTCGGACCATATTCATTAATGGTAGCTTGTAAAGACGAGCAGGAACTGATCAAAGTATTAAAATCAGTATCAGGTCAGCTCACTACTACAGTAATGGGTACCGATGATGATTTTGCAGGTCATTCAAGCCTGTTACAATTATTGCCGTCAATAGCAGGCAGGGTATTGTTTAATGGCGTACCCACCGGTGTTGAGGTTTGTGCCAGTATGGTGCATGGCGGCCCGTTCCCGGCCACTACCGATAGCCGTTTTACCGCGGTAGGTATCAATGCTGCTAAACGCTGGGTACGCCCGGTTTGCTACCAAAACTGCCCGGACGCGCTGTTGCCATTGGCTTTGCAACAGGCCAATCCAACCAACATCTGGCGTTTGTTTGATGGCGAGTGGAAGAAATAG
- a CDS encoding S9 family peptidase yields MARYHQYLLLTVFLAAAGQSAKAQTKAIPYYPTHAEMLQNYKAADALDSALKKIPYVTNVRPNWQVDGNQFWYSKRIAGNQTAYVLVDPEKGSKKTIFESNQLSPEVSKITGKAIKEGSFKIDDMFFSADKKQATFKTNNTWLKYDLSTLQCSKTTDTVHQSYDNDKPLQERHYRWENATTDSVSPDKQWAAFVKGGNIIVKSLKNASEIKLTTDGNLDKPYGELSWAPDSKHIVGYRIDPKKTKEVYYLLSSVPGTTRAVLKSHEYDQPGDEFTSYQQYIFNITDKSAIKTDAEKIDFFGAPRLHWRDANSRYFTYEKADRGHQRFRVIEVDVTNGKTRDIIDEKTNTFIYEQRIYTYYAAKTHEIVWITEKDGWRHIYLVDELSGKEKLVTKGDWVVRDIDSVDVKKRQIWFKGSGKNTGEDPYFMHYYRIGFDGKNLVDLTPEKGNHSVTFSADRKYYIDTYSEVNIAPRIVIKNTADLKTVMELEHADLSALLATGIKLPEVFVAKARDGKTDIWGVVYRPANMDPNKSYPVIENIYAGPQDSFVPKSFSAVNEMQSIAQLGFIVVQMDGMGTANRSKAFHDVCWHNLADAGFADRILWMQALAAKYPQVDISRVGVYGTSAGGQNSAGALLFHPEFYKAAVSACGCHDNRIDKQWWNEQWMGYPVGSHYEQQSNITNAGKLQGDLMLIVGEADNNVPPESTFRFADALIKSNKMFDLLVVPGMGHSDGGPYGRKKKRDFFVKHLLNAEPPARNTDELAHN; encoded by the coding sequence ATGGCAAGGTACCACCAATATTTACTGTTAACCGTTTTTTTAGCCGCTGCAGGCCAATCAGCCAAAGCTCAAACTAAAGCTATTCCATATTATCCCACGCATGCAGAAATGCTGCAAAACTATAAAGCAGCCGATGCGCTTGATTCTGCTTTAAAAAAGATCCCTTATGTTACTAATGTTAGACCCAACTGGCAGGTGGATGGCAACCAGTTCTGGTATAGCAAAAGGATAGCCGGCAACCAAACAGCTTATGTTTTGGTTGATCCTGAAAAAGGATCTAAGAAAACCATTTTTGAAAGCAACCAGCTAAGTCCAGAAGTAAGCAAAATAACAGGCAAAGCCATAAAAGAAGGCAGCTTTAAAATTGACGATATGTTTTTTAGCGCCGATAAAAAACAGGCTACTTTTAAAACAAATAATACCTGGCTCAAATACGATCTGAGCACACTGCAATGCAGCAAAACTACCGATACCGTACACCAAAGTTATGATAACGATAAGCCACTGCAGGAACGCCACTATCGTTGGGAGAATGCTACTACCGATTCTGTATCGCCCGATAAACAATGGGCGGCTTTTGTAAAGGGGGGAAACATCATTGTTAAATCACTAAAAAACGCGAGTGAGATCAAATTAACTACCGATGGCAATTTAGACAAGCCTTATGGCGAACTGAGCTGGGCTCCGGATAGCAAGCATATAGTAGGTTATCGCATTGATCCTAAAAAAACAAAAGAGGTTTATTATCTCCTAAGCTCGGTGCCGGGCACTACGCGTGCGGTTTTGAAATCGCATGAATATGATCAGCCGGGCGATGAATTTACATCTTATCAGCAGTATATATTCAACATCACCGATAAAAGCGCGATAAAAACCGATGCCGAAAAGATAGACTTTTTTGGCGCGCCGCGGTTGCACTGGCGCGATGCTAACAGTCGCTATTTTACCTATGAAAAGGCTGATCGTGGTCACCAGCGTTTCAGGGTTATTGAGGTAGATGTTACCAATGGTAAAACCCGTGATATTATTGATGAAAAAACAAATACGTTTATTTATGAACAACGAATTTATACTTACTACGCCGCCAAAACACATGAGATAGTGTGGATCACCGAGAAAGACGGCTGGCGCCATATTTACCTGGTTGACGAGCTGAGCGGAAAAGAAAAACTGGTAACCAAAGGCGATTGGGTAGTGCGCGATATCGACAGTGTTGATGTGAAGAAAAGGCAGATCTGGTTTAAGGGAAGCGGTAAAAATACAGGCGAAGACCCTTACTTTATGCATTACTACCGTATTGGCTTTGATGGTAAAAACCTGGTTGACCTTACGCCCGAAAAAGGCAATCACAGCGTAACATTTTCGGCTGATAGAAAATACTACATCGATACTTATTCGGAAGTTAATATCGCTCCGCGGATTGTAATTAAAAATACTGCCGACCTAAAAACAGTGATGGAATTGGAGCATGCCGATCTGAGCGCGCTTTTAGCTACCGGTATTAAACTCCCTGAAGTTTTTGTTGCTAAAGCAAGGGACGGCAAAACCGATATCTGGGGTGTAGTCTATCGCCCGGCCAATATGGATCCTAATAAAAGCTATCCTGTAATTGAAAATATTTATGCCGGTCCGCAGGACTCGTTTGTGCCTAAAAGTTTTTCGGCTGTCAACGAAATGCAGAGTATAGCGCAGTTAGGTTTTATTGTGGTACAAATGGATGGTATGGGTACTGCAAACCGTTCAAAAGCCTTTCATGATGTATGCTGGCATAACCTTGCCGATGCAGGTTTTGCCGACCGGATACTGTGGATGCAGGCGCTTGCAGCCAAGTATCCGCAGGTTGATATCAGCCGCGTAGGTGTTTACGGAACGTCGGCAGGTGGGCAAAATTCGGCAGGCGCTTTATTGTTTCATCCCGAGTTTTATAAAGCCGCGGTTTCTGCCTGTGGCTGCCATGATAACCGTATTGATAAACAATGGTGGAACGAGCAGTGGATGGGCTATCCTGTCGGGTCGCATTATGAGCAACAGTCAAATATTACCAATGCCGGTAAATTACAGGGCGATCTGATGCTGATAGTAGGAGAGGCTGACAACAATGTTCCGCCCGAATCAACCTTCCGTTTTGCGGATGCGCTGATCAAGAGCAATAAAATGTTTGACTTGCTGGTGGTGCCGGGTATGGGCCATAGCGATGGCGGCCCTTATGGTCGTAAAAAGAAACGCGACTTTTTTGTAAAGCACCTGCTTAATGCAGAGCCGCCGGCAAGAAACACCGATGAGTTAGCGCATAATTAA